The Psychrobacter raelei genome contains the following window.
TTTATTATGTCTGATATTAAAACTCCCGCGTCTGTAATTCCAAACGAAGCGATGGATACCCGCTCTGTGGCTGAATTCACCGAGCAAGCTTATCTTAACTACGCCATGTACGTGATTATGGATCGTGCGCTGCCACACATCGCTGATGGTCTAAAGCCGGTGCAACGCCGTATTATCTACGCCATGAGCGAGCTTGGACTTAAGTCTACGACCAAACCAAAAAAATCTGCACGTACAGTTGGTGATGTGTTAGGTAAATACCATCCTCATGGTGACACGGCCTGTTATGAAGCCATGGTATTGATGGCTCAGCCGTTTAGTTATCGCTATCCACTGATCAGCGGTCAAGGCAACTGGGGTAGTCCAGATGACCCAAAATCCTTTGCTGCGATGCGTTATACCGAGGCCAAAATGTCAGCCTATGCCAACACCTTATTGGCTGAGCTGGGGCAAGGCACAGTCGACTGGCAGGACAACTTCGACGGTTCGATGCAAGAGCCGGTCACCTTACCTGCCCGCTTGCCCAACATCTTATTAAATGGCACCACAGGTATCGCTGTGGGTATGGCAACGGATATCCCGCCGCACAACTTAAATGAAGTGGTGCGTGCCGCCATTCGGCTGCTAAAAAACCCAGATTTATCGGTCAAGCAATTAACCCAGTCTATTCCTGCCCCCGACCTGCCCACTGCTGCTGAGATCATCACCTCTAAAAAAGACTTGCAGGCGATGTATGAAACAGGGCGCGGTAGCTATAAGATGCGCGCGGTTTATCATGTCGATCAACAAGAGAAAAATCTGGTCATTATCGATGCCTTGCCGTATCAAGTCTCAGGCAATAAAGTACAAGAACAAATTGCCAAGCTTATGATGGATAAGAAGCTGCCATGGGTGGTGGATATCCATGACGAATCAGACCACGAAAACGCTTGCCGTATTGTGCTTGAGCTGCGCTCTACTCGTGTCGATGTGGCGCGCGTGATGAGCCATTTATTTGCCAGTACTGACCTTGAGAGCAGCTACCGGGTCAATATGAACATGATTGGCTTAAATGGTAAACCGCAGGTCAAAAACCTCAAAGAAGTGCTAGAGGAGTGGCTGATCAGCCGCCGCCAAGTGGTTACTCGCCGGGTACAATTTAGATTGGATAAAATTGACAAGCGCTTACACATTTTAGCCGGTCTACTTATCGCCTATCTTAATATCGATGAGGTGATTCGCATCATTCGTGAAGAAGACGA
Protein-coding sequences here:
- the parC gene encoding DNA topoisomerase IV subunit A; protein product: MSDIKTPASVIPNEAMDTRSVAEFTEQAYLNYAMYVIMDRALPHIADGLKPVQRRIIYAMSELGLKSTTKPKKSARTVGDVLGKYHPHGDTACYEAMVLMAQPFSYRYPLISGQGNWGSPDDPKSFAAMRYTEAKMSAYANTLLAELGQGTVDWQDNFDGSMQEPVTLPARLPNILLNGTTGIAVGMATDIPPHNLNEVVRAAIRLLKNPDLSVKQLTQSIPAPDLPTAAEIITSKKDLQAMYETGRGSYKMRAVYHVDQQEKNLVIIDALPYQVSGNKVQEQIAKLMMDKKLPWVVDIHDESDHENACRIVLELRSTRVDVARVMSHLFASTDLESSYRVNMNMIGLNGKPQVKNLKEVLEEWLISRRQVVTRRVQFRLDKIDKRLHILAGLLIAYLNIDEVIRIIREEDDPKQELMGKYDLSDIQANAILDIRLRQLARLEEIELRSEKDALEAERATLQELLDNPESLTQLMIEELEADMKEHGNDRMSSVVEREEATALKESDLVPSEPITAVLSKAGWIRAAKGHDVDAKGMSYRSGDSYQAHVHSKSNEKIYIMDSTGRSYSIEAHTLASARGQGDPLTSVLKPPAGASFEQLLAGADDQRIILASSQGYGFINTLGNLETNQKAGKNVINFDADAKLLTVATIDKTDSETPDDAQALTQNQIAVVTSAGYLLIFGVDELPEQQRGKGNKLINLKAGEEVLAVIALNSHDSLTITAGKRHVTLKPMDLANYTSKRGNRGGQLPRGFQNVTQIEVTQ